The Chitinophagales bacterium genomic sequence TCTACGTTCGTATTCTCTGTACGCAGACCTATTTGTGTACTCCATTTTTCCCACTTCCTGTTATAGTTCACATAAGCGGCATTTATGTTCTCCCTGTAAATAAAATGATTACTCCTTTTCAGGTCCAGTGTATAATCACCAGTTGTCTTTTCATAAAAAAGGGGCTCATTATCGGAGGTGACATAAGTAGTTTTTATGCCTGCGTCAAAATTAGTCTTATCATTCAGGGGTAACGAGTAATCTGACTTCAATGCCCGTATCTGGGTAATACCATTCATATCGCTGCGCATAAAATAAGATGGCTGATAACTGCTGCCATCGGCCTTTGTATAATCGGTTACAAAATCCTGCAGTGAGTGATTCCAGTAACGTGCGTAGTCTACATCAATATTCAGGCTCTCACCTTTATCATTAAAACGATGCCGCAGGTTAGCATTGCCTGAATAGTTGTAATACTCCTGGTTCTGGCCGCCATTGCTATTGAAGTTGTATATCAGTTGCTCATTCCCATCCAATGCCCGGGAGGTGTTTGCCGATTGGCGTGTAAATGTATTTATGCCGCCCGTACCTGCTATGCCAATGATCGTTCTTTTGCCAATGCTATAATCCAACCCGAATGTACTATTGTGATTATCTACCGGCATCTTCATAAAGTTGTCCTGCACATAAGCAAACTGGAACGCATCACTGTTGGGCGCATAAAAACGCCTGTTCAGTTCCAGGTGGTTGAACCACCAGCGACGTGAATAGTTATAGCTCACGTACCCGCTGATCTTCTTATTCCTGTAATTGAGGTTGATTCCTGCATTGTATTTTGGATAAACGCCCTGTGCATATCCTGCATTCACACTACCGTTCATTCCCATATTCCGATCGCGTTTTGTACGAATATTAATGATCCCTGCTACACCCGCTGCATCATATTTCGCGCCGGGGTTGCTGATGATCTCCACCTGGCTGATAGCGTTAGAAGGCATACTCTTGAGCATATTGGCAAGATCGGTTCCTGACACTACCATCGACTTGCCGTCTATCATTACATTCACCCCTTGTTTACCCTTTATGCTTATATTGTCATTCTGGTCGACATTTACACCGGGAGAGCGTGCCAGTATTTCAAGTGCAGTTGAACCTGTATTTACAATGCTGTTCTCGACATTCACTACCAGCTTATCTGCATGTATCTCTATCAGTGGCTTCTGCCCCCTGACAGTTACTTCTTTCAGCTTATTGTCCTTCTGCTTCAGTACTATCGGCGGTAGTGTCATGTCCTGCTCATCCACAGTTATATGCTCATTACTATAAGGGAGATACCCAAGCATAGTTACTTTCAATTGATATGAGCCATATTCCACATTATCCAGTACACATCTTCCTGTCTCATCTGTAATGCCCGACTTTACTAATGTCTTACCTGCTTCATTCAGCAATACAACATTTGCAGTAGTTATTGCTTCATTGTGCTCATTTGTAACTGTGCATGAAATATTACTACCCTTAGCTAAAATATTCGTGTCATTGAACAAGAGAAATAATACAGCAAAACAGAATAAACGAACATTCATCAGGATAGTATTTAAGTACAGTTCAAAAGTAGTATGGGTATTCTGCAACTATGTACCCCATGTCGGGGGATTTGCATTTTTCGGCATCACTCGTTTGGGGGGAAATTTCTATTAAATATTCTACATCACCTTGCATTATTTGCCGGCAGTTGTAAATGACTGGGATGAAAAACTTAATTTCACTGATACAAAAATGAAAAGGGCAATCGTCATATGGGCACTTTGTTTGATCGCTTGGAAGGTCACAGCGCAGCGCTACTCTTTTTATAACCTGAGTGTTGAGGATGGGCTGATACAATCACAGGTAAGAGGCCTGGCGCAGGATAATTACGGCCACCTGTGGGTGGGCACCTGGGGTGGGCTATCCCGTTATGATGGTACACAGTTCACCAACTACAATGTTCGCAATGGCATGCTGGACAATACCGTTTTATGTGTCGCCACTGATAAACAAGGTAACATATGGTTGGGCGGACAGGAAGGCATATCGTTGTACAACGGGAAAAAGTTTGAGCACTTCCGTCTTGTTTCGCAGGAAAGTACTGAGCCAAGGAGCATCAAAAAAATATGTATCAGCGATGATAATTCTGCCTGGTGCAATACCGACAATAGTATCTACCATATAGCAGGCAAACAGGTAAAGAAGCTGAAACTTCCTGACAGCAACATGATCGTATCGGCCTTGTTGCCTGTGGCCGATACACTGTGGATAGCTACTAACAACGGGAAGATATTTCGTCATTTTAATAACAGCTGGGACAGTTTATTCTATTCGATACCTGGTTATACCAAACCGCCTGTTTTCACTACAGGCATATTCAGAACAAAAGATAACAGCATCATATTCACTACAGGCTCCGGCCTGTTCATGTACAGTAATGATTCCGTAAAAGTGGTACATACAAAGAGCGGGTTGTTGTATAACATCCCATTTATTTCCATTGCTGAGGGCAACAACGGTACTCTATGGTTGGGAACAGGTAGCGGAGCTTACAGCCTGAAAGACTCAGTATTGAAAAAATACAATAAAGAGAATGGCTTTACGGATAATACGATCACCTCCATACTTGCAGACAAAGAAGGCAGCATCTGGTTTGGCAGCGATGGCCAGGGATTGTACAGGTTTTCCGGTGCTCAATTCTCAATACTTGATGAAAAAAGCAACCTGCCCAGTGAGCAGGTGATGAGTTTTACACCCACCGGCAGCAATAACCTGTACATAGGTACAGCTGATGCAGGGCTGTATTACTACAACGATGGGAACATAACTCCCGTAGCTATGAATAACCGCAAAACCTATATCAGTGCTTTGCTGACCGCCAACCACAATGATATATGGATAGGAACAAACAGGCAGGGGCTATGGCGCATAAAAAACGGGGAAAGAATATTTTACAACACCCCCGAAATGCCGGGCAATGCGCTGATCATTTCTCTCTATAAAGACTCATACCAACGTGTATGGATAGGTACTTCCAGGGGAGCTGTTATATATAACAACAACAGGTTTTATACAATAAAAGATATTGAAGACAATGTTTTTTCATTTGCAGAGATAGGCAAGGACAGCATAATAGCAGCTACAAAAAAAGGCTTGCTGCTGTACCACGACAGCATAGTGACACGCTTCCTTACACATAGCAGTGCAGATAGCTCACACCCTCAATGCATAACCATGCAGGGCAATACATTATGGATCGGCACATCTGACAATGGCGTTATCAGTTATAATATAAAAACAGGGAACTCATTCACCCTGAATAAAAGCAACGGATTGCAGTCTGACTTTATTTATAACATCATAGCCGATGATAATGGTGACATCTGGACAGGCACAGGTTTTGGTATTCATAAGATACATATGGCCGATGGCAGCCCGCATGTCACTTTCTACGGTAAGGAGCAAGGCATCACCGGCATGGAGAGCAATCAGAATGCCGTATGCAAAATGCCCGATGGAACACTGTGGTTCGGCACTACAAAAGGAGCAGTACATATTGACCCCGACAAACAACTGGTATTGCCACAACCGGTGAGCGTTATTCTTCAATCTGTAAAGCTGTTTGGCGACGATATACGTGACACTACTTATTATGACAGCACAGACAATTGGTATAATGTGCCATATAAGCTTCGTCTGCCCTATAAAAAGAACAACATTACTTTTACCTTCAAGGCCATCAGCCTGAATGGTAATGAGCAACTGCAATACCGGTACCGC encodes the following:
- a CDS encoding outer membrane beta-barrel protein; amino-acid sequence: MNVRLFCFAVLFLLFNDTNILAKGSNISCTVTNEHNEAITTANVVLLNEAGKTLVKSGITDETGRCVLDNVEYGSYQLKVTMLGYLPYSNEHITVDEQDMTLPPIVLKQKDNKLKEVTVRGQKPLIEIHADKLVVNVENSIVNTGSTALEILARSPGVNVDQNDNISIKGKQGVNVMIDGKSMVVSGTDLANMLKSMPSNAISQVEIISNPGAKYDAAGVAGIINIRTKRDRNMGMNGSVNAGYAQGVYPKYNAGINLNYRNKKISGYVSYNYSRRWWFNHLELNRRFYAPNSDAFQFAYVQDNFMKMPVDNHNSTFGLDYSIGKRTIIGIAGTGGINTFTRQSANTSRALDGNEQLIYNFNSNGGQNQEYYNYSGNANLRHRFNDKGESLNIDVDYARYWNHSLQDFVTDYTKADGSSYQPSYFMRSDMNGITQIRALKSDYSLPLNDKTNFDAGIKTTYVTSDNEPLFYEKTTGDYTLDLKRSNHFIYRENINAAYVNYNRKWEKWSTQIGLRTENTNVEAEQLTLDSLYKTSYTQLFPSLAVQRNLNDKHDLGITLSRRIQRPNYQQLNPFKFFIDNTTYKAGYPYLRPALTYAAELSHTFRKKFITTLSYSITNNNITQVVQPSETEDSITVQTDKNLARVNSFSLSASYPFQVTKWWSNVNNFTGWYSHFSGFLANTNLSNGSPAFSVYTNNNFTLGKGFRAELTFWYQSRQIYGFFDLKSMWTLGAGIQKSVFKDKGTIRLNANDIFWRGLPRATSVYNAYKEDFTVKRESRQIALSFSYRFGDKRLQPARRRTGGADDEMNRVGSAGS